Below is a genomic region from Amycolatopsis sp. 195334CR.
TCCGAGCACGAGTACCCGACCGTGCGCAAGCGCGCCAGCAACCTCGACCCGAAGCGGGCGAACCGGCTGCGCCACCCGATGGTCCGCCTGCTCGGCGAGTACGTGCTGGGCTACGTCAAGGCGATCCGGCGCGCGCCGATCTCCGACGCGGACAAGCGCGAGTGCTACCGGTACCTGCGGCAGTGGCTGCTCAGCCGGGCGGGCAACCCGGCCATGGGCAAGATGCCGATCCAGGCCACCGCGGAACTCGGGCCGCGCCAGGTGTCGGTGGTCTCGGTCGTGCCCGGCCAGGAGGGCCGGGTCCGGTGATGCCGCCGGCCAGGATCGGGCTGTTCGGGCTGCTCGGCTCCGGGAACCTCGGTAACGACGGTTCCTTCGAAGCGGTGCTCGGCTACCTGCGCGCGAACCACCCGGACGCCCGGATCAGCGTGATGTGCGGTGGTCCGGAGGTGGTCGCGTCGCGGTACGAGCTCGAAACGACGGCGTTGCACTGGTACTCGCGGGAGTACCGGACGGCCTCGGGGCCGGGCGCCCTCGTCGCGAAGGCGCTGGGCAAGGTAGTCGACATCGGGCGCACGGCGGCCTGGGTGCGGCGGCAGGATCTGGTGATCGTGCCGGGCATGGGTGTGCTCGAATCGACGCTCCCCTTGCGCCCCTGGGGGTTCCCGTACTCCCTGCTGTTGCTGTCGGCCTCGGGCAGGCTCGTCGGCACCAAGGTGGCGCTGGTCAGCGTCGGGGCCAGCGCGAGCGGCCACCGGGCCACCCGGTCGATCTTCGGCTGGGCGGCGCGGCTGGCGTCGTACCGGTCCTATCGGGACGAACCTTCGCGCGAGGCGGTGCGCGTGCTGGGCGTGGACGTCACCGCGGATCGGGTCTACCCCGATCTAGCCTTCGCCCTTCCCGTGCCCGCGGAAGCGGTGGTGCCCCGTTCGGTCGGCGTCGGCGTGATGGCGTACCACGGCGGGAACGACGACCGCCCGCGTGCCGGCGAACTGTACGACTCCTATGTGGACACCATGACCCGGTTCGTCGCCAAGCTGCTCGGCGACGGCCGCCAAGTCCGCCTTTTCATCGGGGACCAGGCCGACCGCCAGGTGGCCGACGAGATCATCGCCGAACTCCGCTCACCGCTTCTGTCCGCTCCGAAGACATCCACATTGGACGAGCTGATGCGGGCGATGGCGGCGGTGGAAACGGTGGTCGCCACCCGGTACCACAACGTGCTGTGCGCGCTGAAGCTCGCGAAACCCACCTTGTCCCTCGGGTACGCCACCAAGAACGACGTCCTGATGACGCAGCTGGGCCTCGGCGAGTTCTGCCGCCCGGTCCGGGACATCGAGGTCGACGACCTGCTCAGCCGGTTCACCGAGCTCGAAGACCGGGCGGACGAGCTGCGCCGGACCCTGGCGGAACGCGGTGCCGAGCAGACGCGGCTGCTGGAGGCGCAGTTCGCCGAGCTGTCGGCGGCCTTCCTGCCGGAGGGAGTCCGGTGAAGGCGATCCCGGTGCCCGCCATCGCGGGCGCGTACCTGTTCGAACCGACCCCGCACCTCGACGAGCGCGGCTTCTTCTGCCGCACGTTCGACGCCGACGTGGTGCGCTCGGCCGGGATCGATCCGGACGGGTTCGTCCAGGACAGCGTGTCCCGGACCCGGAAGGGCGTGGTGCGCGGCCTGCACCTGCGCGCGGGCCGCGGTGAGGCGAAGCTGGTCCGGTGCTCGTCGGGCGCGGTGTTCGACGTCGTGGTCGACGTGCGGCCGGATTCGCCGACCTTCCTCGGCAAGGCGAACTTCGAGCTGTCCGGCGAAACCCAGGTCTCCCTGTACATCCCGGCGGGATGCGCGCACGGGTTCCAGGCGCTCACCGAGATCGCCGACGTCTCCTACCGGATCGACCGCGCGCACGACCCCGCCGAGGACCTGGCCATCGCCCACGACGACGCCGAACTGGCCATCCGCTGGCCGCTCCCGGTGTCGCTGATCTCCGAGCGGGACCGCCAGGCACCCCCGCTCGCCCAGGTACTGAAGAGGTGAGCCCGGTGCACCTGCCCCGATCCGCCCTGGCCAACGAGCGCCTGCACGCGATGATCCCCGGTGGCGCGCACACCTACGCCAAGGGCGAGGACCAGTACCCCGAGCACCTGGCGCCGGTCATCTCGCACGGGCGCGGCGCGCGCGTCTGGGACGTCGACGGCAACGAGTACCTCGAATACGGCTCGGGGTTGCGCGCGGTCAGCCTCGGCCACGTCCACCCGAGGGTCACCGAGGCCGCCCGCCGCGAGCTCGACCGGGGCGCCAACTTCGTCCGCCCGTCCATTGTGGAGGAGAAGGCGGCCGAGCGGTTCCTGGCCACCGTGCCCACCGCGGAGATGGTCAAGTTCGCCAAGAACGGCTCCGACGCCACCACCGCGGCGGTCAAGCTGGCCAGGGCGGCCACCGGCAGGCCGCTGGTGGCGCTCTGCCGGGACCACGCCTTCTTCTCCATCGACGACTGGTTCATCGGCACCACGCCGATGTCGGCCGGGGTGCCCGGGGCGATCGCGGACCTGACCGTGTCGTTCCCCTACGGCGACCTCCCGGCCACCGAGGAGCTCCTGCGGGAGCACGCCGGGCGGGTCGCCTGCCTGGTGCTGGAGGCCGCCAACCAGGTCGAGCCACCCGACGGCTACCTCGCCGGCCTGCGCGCGCTGGCCGACCGGTACGGCTGCGTGCTGGTGTTCGACGAGATGATCACGGGTTTCCGCTGGTCCGAGGCGGGCGCGCAGGGCCTCTACGGGGTGACGCCGGACCTGTCGACCTTCGGCAAGGCGCTCGGCAACGGGTTCGCCGTCTCGGCCCTGGCGGGCAAGCGGGAGTTGATGGAACTCGGCGGGCTGCGCACCGACCGGGACCGCGTTTTCCTGCTGTCCACCACGCACGGCGCCGAGACGCACTCGCTGGCCGCGGCGATCGCGGTCATGGAGACCTACACCGAAGAGGGCGTCTCGGCGCGGCTGCACCAGCTCGGCGCACGGCTCGCCGCCGGGGTCCGGGAGGTCGCGGCCTCGGCGGGGGTCGCGGAGAACGTCGTCGTGCGCGGCCGGGCGAGCAACCTCGTCTTCGCCACGCTCGACGCGGAGGGGAAACCGTCGCAGGACTACCGCACCTTGTTCCTGCGGCAGCTGCTCACGGGCGGGGTCCTCGGGCCGTCGTTCGTGGTCAGCGGCGCACTGTCCGAAGAAGACATCGACCGGACGGTCGACGTGGTCGCGCAGGCTTGTCTTGTGTACCGCAAAGCACTCGACGCGGATGACCCGGCACCGTGGCTGGGTGGCCGTCCGGTGAAGCCGGTATTTCGGAGAAGGGTATGAAGTTCGGGTTCAGAGATCGTTCGGCCGGCTCGCGCGTGCTCCCGCTCGCGCTGTCGGTGTTACTGCTCCAGGTCACCGTCGCGTCGGCGGCGGTGGCGGTCCCCGAGACCCCGGAAGCCCCCCAGATCCTGGCGGCGGGCGTGTGCGGCACCACCGTCGGGGTGCCCACCGCGCCGGCCGGGGCCGAGATCGTCCAGCCGGGGACCGACCTGACCAGCCGCACCATGCAGCGCCCGGCGGGCTCGACGTTCTGGCTGGCCCCCGGCACGCACACGCTCAGTCCGGACCAGTTCGGCCAGGTGATGCCGAAGGACGGCAACGTCTACCTCGGCGCGCCGGGCGCGGTGCTCGACGGGCGCGGGATCAACCGCGCGGCCTTCACCACGCCGGCCAAGGACGTGGTGATCCGCGGGCTCACCATCCGCGGCTTCGTCGCGGAACGGGACCAGGGCGTGGTCAACCACGACTCCGGCGAACGCTGGATCATCGAAGGGAACGTGATCGAGCAGAACGAGGGCGCGGCGCTGATGGCCGGCGCGGGCCAGCAGGTGCTGGACAACTGCCTGCGCGACAACGGCCAGTACGGCATCAACGCCTACCGGACCGCGGGCGGGATCACCGGCCTGCTCATCCAGGGCAACGAGATCACCGGCAACAACACCGGTGACTGGGAAACCCAGATCCCGGGCTGCGGGTGCAGCGGCGGCGCGAAGTTCTGGGCCGTCGACGGGGCCGACATCATCGGCAACTGGGTGCACCACAACCACGGGGTCGGGCTCTGGGCCGACACGAACAACAACGACTTCGTGGTGGAGGGCAACCTGATCGAGGACAACGCCTCCGAGGGGCTGTTCTACGAGATCTCCTACAACCTGGAGCTGACCGGGAACACCTTCCGGCGCAACGCGCTGGTCCAGGGCCGCAACCGCGCCGCCAAGGGCGACAACTTCCCGGTCGCCTCGGTCTACATCAGCGAGTCCGGCGGGGAACCCCGGCTCCCGGCCCGGACCGGCGGCATCGTGATCCGGGGCAACATGTTCTCCGACAACTGGTCGGGGATCACCCTGTGGGAGAACGCGGACCGGTTCTGCAACAGCCCGGCGAACACCTCGGTGCTGTCCTGCACGGCACTGGTCTCGCCGACCTCCACCTGTTCCGCGCCGGCCATCGCCAGTGAACCGCTCTACGGTGACTGCCGCTGGAAGACGCAGCGGGTTTCGGTGTACGACAACACCTTCGAGTTCGACTCCGCGCTCGAAGGCTGCCTGAACATGTGCGGCCGGATGGCGGTGCTGTCGAACTACGGCACCTTCCCGTCGTGGTCGCCGTACAAGGGCTCGGTGATCTCGGAGGCGGTCACCTTCACCCAGCACAACCGGTGGTACGACAACAAGTACTACGGCCCGTGGTCCTTCGTCGCCCACGACACCTCACGGCGGCTGACCGCGGCGCAGTGGCAGGCCGCGCCGTATTCGCAGGACACGTGCAGCGTGTTCGGCGAGACGGAGACCTGCTGAAGCGTTCATCCGTGACCCGGCTCCCCCTCGCCCGCGGCGGCCCGCGAGGTGGAGTCGGCGCGGGTCACCCGGTCGATCGCCCAGCCCGCCACCGGGAGCACGGCCAGCGCGACCCCGAGCCCGGCGAGCACGTCGGTCGGGTAGTGCGCCCGCAACGCCACCTGCGACCACCCCATCGCCAGCGCCCCCAGGGCGACCAGCCCCAGCAGCACCCACGCCCCGGCACGCGGGCCGAGCCCGCGCACGTCGACCACCAGCAGCCCGGTCACCGCCGCGATGGTGACCAGGAACGCCGTGTGCCCGCTGGGGAACGACAGGAACTCGCCGTGGATCAACCGTCCGGTCAGCGGTTTCAGCCCGGTGGTCAGCGCGATCGTCACCGTGCAGGAAACCACCAGCAGTATCGCCGTGCGGGGGCGGCGGAACAGCAGGCACGCGAGGCCGAGCGCCGCGAAGACCACCACCGCGCCCACCGGCTCGCCGCTGAAGTCGATGACGATGGCCCATTGCCGGGTGAGCCCCTCCGCCCGGTCGATCATGGCGAACAGGGCCGCGTCCGGTCCGGTCGTGCCGGACGTCCCGGCATAACGCAGGCCGAGCACGAGCGCGACGAGGAAACCGAGTGCGCCCAGGACCGACAACGACGTCCTGGACTGCGGCGGGAGCGCGGGCGGACTGGTGCTCACTCGGCCGGTACTCCCATCGCAGCGCGGTACCCACCGACCAGCCGGTCCAGGCCGACCGCCGGGGTGAACCCCTTCTCGTAGGCCAGCCGGGCGGCCCGCCCCATCTCCTGGTTCCGCGCTCCGGTCGCTTCCCGCAACCGGTCCGCGAGCGACGCCGGATCCCCGGGCTCGTGCAGCAGGCCGGTGACGCCGTCCTCGACGAGTTCGCGGAACGCGCCGTGCGCGGCGGCGACCGTCGGCACTCCGGCGGCCATCGCCTCGACGATGACCAGGCCGAACGTCTCCAGCCAGGTCGAGGGGGCCACGACGGTGTTCGCGCGGGCGATCAGGTCGCGGCACTCCTCTTGGGACTGGAGACCCACGTACGACACGTCGTCGCGGCCGTGTGCCCAGCGGGCCACGTCGTCCTGCATCGGGCCGGTGCCCGCGATCACCAGCGGCAGGCCGATCCCGCCGAGCCGGTCCCACGCGGTCATCAGCAGCCCGGCGCCCTTCTCCGCGGTGATGCGGCCGAGGAACAGCACGTGCTCCCCCGCGCCCGTGCGCGTCCGGCCCGGGTCCTCCACGTAGTTGTGCTTCACCACGAGCCGGGATGCGGGCATCCCGGCGGCGACCAGGACCTCGCGTTGCGCGGCCGAGATGCAGAAGAACCGCGAGACCCCGGACCACCAGCGCTTCCGGTTGAGCACCAGGCTCGCCGCCATCGGCACGGTCGCGAGCGCCGAACCGCGGTAGCACCCGTGCCGCACCGCCGGGAGCGGTGCGCGCCCGGCGCAGTCGGTGCACACGTGCCCGTCGCGGTACAACGTGCCGGGCGCACAGATCTGCGTGTAGTTGTGCAGGGTCGCGACGGCCGGGACACCGGCGTCGGCGCACGCGGCCAGCACGGACGGCGAGAGCAGCGGGAACGTGTTGTGGATGTGCACCACGTCCGGCCGGTCCTCGCGCAGGCGCCGCGTGAGGTCCGCCCGCACCCCCCGGTTCCACGGCACGCGCAGCGGCACCGCGGCCTTGCGCGGCAGCGACATCCCGGAGATCTCGTCGCTGCGCCGTTCGAACAGGCCGACCTCGTGCCCGGCCCCGGCCAGCAGCGCGACCTCCTGGTCGACGACGTTGTTCTCCCCGCTCGGCTGTTCGGCCCGGTAGCGGTTGTGGACCACGAGGACCTTCACCCGGTCTCCTTCGGTTCGGCGGGCGGGCGGACCAGCAGCGACGCGGCCAGCGCCAGGTGCAGCAGGTACGGCGACGCGTCGCCGAAGCCCGCCTCGGTGAAGGAGGCGGACAGGCAGTAGGTGATCAGGAAGATCGCGCACGCACGGGCGAGCGAGGGTGGCCGCAGCACCGCGACCACCACCAGCACCAGCAGGAACGACGCGACGAGCACGATGCCGACGTAGCCCTGCTCGTGGTAGACCGCCAGCCAGCTGCTGTCGATCGGCAGCCCGTCGTAGGACTTGTCGGTCAGGCCGACGCCGAACAGGTACTCCAGCGTCGTGCGCGGCGCGGCCAGCAGCGCGTCCCACACCTTGGCGCGGCCGGTCAGGCTGGAGAAGTTCTCCTCGCTCTGCCCGCGCAGGAACCACGCCTGCACCAGCCCGCCCAGCACCACCGTGACCAGCAACCCGGTGACGACCAGGCCGGTGAACACCTTGCGGGCGCGGGCACTCGACATCCACTGCGACAGCAGCGCGACCACCGTCCCGGCCACCAGGCCGAGCGTGGCGGTGCGGGTGTGGGTCAGCAGCAGGATGCCGAGCGACGGGATGATGACCAGCAGCGCGGTCCGCCGGTCGAGCCGCCCGCCGAGCCACAGCAGGACGGTCAGGCCGATGACGATCGCCGCGTACTGGCCGACCTGCGGCGGGGTCAGCGGCCACAGCGCGCCGGTGAGCCGCCCGCCGTAGTCGAACGGCATCGCGTTGCCCGGGCTCAGCACCAGCCCGATCACCACCGTCACCAGCACCACGGTGTACGCGCGGATGTGGTGGCGGACCAGCTCGGTGCCACCGTCCCACCAGCGCGTCAGCAACCACAGCGTGGCGAGGAAGAGCGCGAAGCGGAAGCAGCGGAACAACGCGCCGAATCCGCCTTCGAGGTCCAGGCTCGCGACCGTGCTCGACACCAGGAGCACCGAGAGCAGCGCGAGGTACGCGCTGGGCCGGACGCGCAGCTTGCTGTTCAACGCGAGCGCGATCAGGAACGCGACCCCGAGGCAGCCCATGGTGATCAGCTGGCTGACCGACCTCGGCAGCGGGAGCACCGTCTTCGCCCCGGTCGAGCCCAGGGTGTTGATGATCAGCAGGGTCCAGGCGACGCCGACGGCCTTGGGCGGGCGGGCGACCGGCCGGGTCGCGGTGTCGAGCACGTCAGCCACCCCCGGCCCGGCTGAACTGGCTGCCCTCGTCCTGCCGGTAGGGCGCGCCCTGCCACTCGCCGAAGCCCAGCACGCGGCTCGGCTCGAAGGCCACGAAGGTCCACGGCCCGGCGTAGGTGTTGTGGTGGAAGCGGTTCTGCTGGGTGAAGGTGATCCCGTGCTGCACCACTTCACCCTGGTACGGCGACCACTCCGGGAAGGTGCCGAAGTTCGCCAGCATCGCCGTCCGCGCGCAGCCCTCCTCGCAGCCGGCGACCGCGGGATCGAGCACGAACCGGTTGTGGTGGACCTCCACGCGCTGGGTCTTCCACCGGCAGTCGGCGTTCAGCGGCCCGGCCGCGATACCGGGCTGCGCGCACTGGGCCGGTTCGGGCACCAGCCGCGTGCACGTGCCCGAAGAGGTGTTGGCCGGGCTGTTGCAGAACCGGTCGGAGTTCTCCCACAGGGTGATCCCGTTCCAGTTGTGCTCGAACGAGTTCCCGGCGATCTCCACCTTGTCCGTGCGCGCGGGGACCCTCGGCTCACCACCGGATTCGGACACGTAGAGCGAGGCC
It encodes:
- a CDS encoding right-handed parallel beta-helix repeat-containing protein, with translation MKFGFRDRSAGSRVLPLALSVLLLQVTVASAAVAVPETPEAPQILAAGVCGTTVGVPTAPAGAEIVQPGTDLTSRTMQRPAGSTFWLAPGTHTLSPDQFGQVMPKDGNVYLGAPGAVLDGRGINRAAFTTPAKDVVIRGLTIRGFVAERDQGVVNHDSGERWIIEGNVIEQNEGAALMAGAGQQVLDNCLRDNGQYGINAYRTAGGITGLLIQGNEITGNNTGDWETQIPGCGCSGGAKFWAVDGADIIGNWVHHNHGVGLWADTNNNDFVVEGNLIEDNASEGLFYEISYNLELTGNTFRRNALVQGRNRAAKGDNFPVASVYISESGGEPRLPARTGGIVIRGNMFSDNWSGITLWENADRFCNSPANTSVLSCTALVSPTSTCSAPAIASEPLYGDCRWKTQRVSVYDNTFEFDSALEGCLNMCGRMAVLSNYGTFPSWSPYKGSVISEAVTFTQHNRWYDNKYYGPWSFVAHDTSRRLTAAQWQAAPYSQDTCSVFGETETC
- a CDS encoding glutamate-1-semialdehyde 2,1-aminomutase produces the protein MSPVHLPRSALANERLHAMIPGGAHTYAKGEDQYPEHLAPVISHGRGARVWDVDGNEYLEYGSGLRAVSLGHVHPRVTEAARRELDRGANFVRPSIVEEKAAERFLATVPTAEMVKFAKNGSDATTAAVKLARAATGRPLVALCRDHAFFSIDDWFIGTTPMSAGVPGAIADLTVSFPYGDLPATEELLREHAGRVACLVLEAANQVEPPDGYLAGLRALADRYGCVLVFDEMITGFRWSEAGAQGLYGVTPDLSTFGKALGNGFAVSALAGKRELMELGGLRTDRDRVFLLSTTHGAETHSLAAAIAVMETYTEEGVSARLHQLGARLAAGVREVAASAGVAENVVVRGRASNLVFATLDAEGKPSQDYRTLFLRQLLTGGVLGPSFVVSGALSEEDIDRTVDVVAQACLVYRKALDADDPAPWLGGRPVKPVFRRRV
- a CDS encoding polysaccharide pyruvyl transferase family protein; translation: MMPPARIGLFGLLGSGNLGNDGSFEAVLGYLRANHPDARISVMCGGPEVVASRYELETTALHWYSREYRTASGPGALVAKALGKVVDIGRTAAWVRRQDLVIVPGMGVLESTLPLRPWGFPYSLLLLSASGRLVGTKVALVSVGASASGHRATRSIFGWAARLASYRSYRDEPSREAVRVLGVDVTADRVYPDLAFALPVPAEAVVPRSVGVGVMAYHGGNDDRPRAGELYDSYVDTMTRFVAKLLGDGRQVRLFIGDQADRQVADEIIAELRSPLLSAPKTSTLDELMRAMAAVETVVATRYHNVLCALKLAKPTLSLGYATKNDVLMTQLGLGEFCRPVRDIEVDDLLSRFTELEDRADELRRTLAERGAEQTRLLEAQFAELSAAFLPEGVR
- a CDS encoding phosphatase PAP2 family protein is translated as MSTSPPALPPQSRTSLSVLGALGFLVALVLGLRYAGTSGTTGPDAALFAMIDRAEGLTRQWAIVIDFSGEPVGAVVVFAALGLACLLFRRPRTAILLVVSCTVTIALTTGLKPLTGRLIHGEFLSFPSGHTAFLVTIAAVTGLLVVDVRGLGPRAGAWVLLGLVALGALAMGWSQVALRAHYPTDVLAGLGVALAVLPVAGWAIDRVTRADSTSRAAAGEGEPGHG
- a CDS encoding dTDP-4-dehydrorhamnose 3,5-epimerase family protein, whose amino-acid sequence is MKAIPVPAIAGAYLFEPTPHLDERGFFCRTFDADVVRSAGIDPDGFVQDSVSRTRKGVVRGLHLRAGRGEAKLVRCSSGAVFDVVVDVRPDSPTFLGKANFELSGETQVSLYIPAGCAHGFQALTEIADVSYRIDRAHDPAEDLAIAHDDAELAIRWPLPVSLISERDRQAPPLAQVLKR
- a CDS encoding glycosyltransferase codes for the protein MKVLVVHNRYRAEQPSGENNVVDQEVALLAGAGHEVGLFERRSDEISGMSLPRKAAVPLRVPWNRGVRADLTRRLREDRPDVVHIHNTFPLLSPSVLAACADAGVPAVATLHNYTQICAPGTLYRDGHVCTDCAGRAPLPAVRHGCYRGSALATVPMAASLVLNRKRWWSGVSRFFCISAAQREVLVAAGMPASRLVVKHNYVEDPGRTRTGAGEHVLFLGRITAEKGAGLLMTAWDRLGGIGLPLVIAGTGPMQDDVARWAHGRDDVSYVGLQSQEECRDLIARANTVVAPSTWLETFGLVIVEAMAAGVPTVAAAHGAFRELVEDGVTGLLHEPGDPASLADRLREATGARNQEMGRAARLAYEKGFTPAVGLDRLVGGYRAAMGVPAE
- a CDS encoding O-antigen ligase domain-containing protein gives rise to the protein MLDTATRPVARPPKAVGVAWTLLIINTLGSTGAKTVLPLPRSVSQLITMGCLGVAFLIALALNSKLRVRPSAYLALLSVLLVSSTVASLDLEGGFGALFRCFRFALFLATLWLLTRWWDGGTELVRHHIRAYTVVLVTVVIGLVLSPGNAMPFDYGGRLTGALWPLTPPQVGQYAAIVIGLTVLLWLGGRLDRRTALLVIIPSLGILLLTHTRTATLGLVAGTVVALLSQWMSSARARKVFTGLVVTGLLVTVVLGGLVQAWFLRGQSEENFSSLTGRAKVWDALLAAPRTTLEYLFGVGLTDKSYDGLPIDSSWLAVYHEQGYVGIVLVASFLLVLVVVAVLRPPSLARACAIFLITYCLSASFTEAGFGDASPYLLHLALAASLLVRPPAEPKETG